The following nucleotide sequence is from Paralichthys olivaceus isolate ysfri-2021 chromosome 22, ASM2471397v2, whole genome shotgun sequence.
GCTGATCTCACCCTCTTACGGGCCCTTGCCCTCATCGACACGTCAATCGActgcctgcagctgcttctcaaAAGGTGTAGTTCCCACATGTCACCCAATAAATTCACAATTGGAGGGGAACAAAATGCATGCAAAATCTATAACCGTGGAATATGTTGTGTGTCGTGACAAATGGGCCCTGCAAAAGGTCCTTGGTGTTCACCACAGCAGTGCAGAAATCATTACAGCACCACTGTATTAGCATTTAGATagcatgttgttttgtttcttttatgaCCTGCATCCTTCTTCGCAGCTCAGTGACCCTATGTGTGTACATACACTGgtgtgtatatactgtgtgtactggTGACTGAATGTGTGTCAGCCATGGTGACCTTCCAGCTGGCTCGGCCGAGGTGTAACAGACTTGTGTGATTGACGTGCAGCTGCTCAGCCATTACTCAGTGGGCACTGCCAGTGTGTTAaccatgctgagatctcctcaaATGTTGCTGCATGCGCCCTAGTGTGTCCGCTTTTAAACCCACAGAGGGGCAGACAGTTGTTTTGAAGGCGCattgaagttgaactaagtggtTGAATCTAATACAGGatttgtatttaatgtgtttctATGACGCAGGAAGATCTCTTCAGACATGGAGAGCAGCTGACCTCGCTTGTGGCTAAAAAAAGGATTAGTAACTGATGTAATTGGCCTAAATTCAATAATGCCAGTCACAGATAATAACATTATGGCATTCATGCTACTCCTTACCTTGAAAGTAAATGTTAGGTCGAGCAATGttgaaatgtgattattttccaCTTCAGAGGCCTGACCCTTTCATTTAACTTGCTGTTTAAAAAGGAAAGTTACTTCATAACAACAACTTCAGCAGTCGAGGACAAGCTTCACTTTCCAATCCTCTGTGCTGTTATAATTCTTATTTAAATTTCTTAGTCAttcaaaaaacaaagatttagtGCACATCACCAAAGgaaaatcatatttatataaaatcacATGGTTATAAACGCACATGTCCAAACAATTTCACCAAAATGtcctatttattttaatgatcaattttatttattgaactAAGAGAAGTTGACCTTATCACTCATTGCTGTCCCCTGCCTCTTCTCTGACAGATACTGCTCCATTCCCCCTGAAGACTATGAATCTGACACATATTGTGGAGAGAGGGAATCTTCGTCTGATGCTTTAGCGAGCACCACCCTCCACATCCTCTCCCCAAAGCACAGATCCCAAAGCCCGAGGGAACTCTACATATCTGAGTCCCAGGACAAGGCCTACTATGAGGAGCTGGACAGCAACACAGAGTCCCCCAAGGGACCCCAGCTGCTTTGCACCCAGCTCGATGCTCCCTCGTCTGATGATCAGAGTGACCAACAGCCTTTTTTCAGGGAGAAAGAAGTACGAAGGTGCTTCTCCCCTGGGGAAATGGTTGAGCTCCAGGTTTCCCTGTCTGAGCAAACGTCGGACCGCGCAGGCTGTGCCTCCCTTGGGAGTGCACGTGGGATTGATGGGGGACTCTCGATCAGGGAGGCTGTCGAGACCATCCACACCTCCACCATATCGCACCATCTGCCACGCACCATGAGAGAGCCGCTGGGCCAGCATGGGGTGGTGCTCGGCTCCCCTTCGGTGCTGGGGCAGGTGGAGGTCATTTTGCAGCAGCCATCAGCATCCGGAGCAGGGAGGGGCATCCTGAGCGTGGGAGGCCCCAGGGTCAGTGGAAGCGTTGGATCCCAAAGTGAaggggaagaaagaggagggcTCTGTGAGGGAGACCCTGGGTCTTTTACGGTCTCATTTGGAATTCCCACAGATGAGGCGTCACAGGCAGCAGAGCAGGACTCTGAGTCTGAAGGGGATCTAGACAAACCTAACAAGCATCGGGCAAGGCACGCCAGTAAGGAccatttccattttcattacgTTCCGTAATTTTGTGTGCATTCTTTTTTACTCAATTCATTTGAGTGTGTGGATTATAAGCATCTACTCTTTAAGGAATATTCTACAATCTAATAGGTCACTAAATTGCATTTGTCAACAGCATGTGTGCATTCCAAAGCCTGATGGTCAAGTGTGTGTACCCCTCAAAATAGGATGTCCCTCTCTGTGCAGTTGGAGGAGGGTGCTCATTCCTTTGAATGGGAGCAGATACATCCGGGTCTGATCTGAATTACAACACTAAGTGTCGGCAGGGCAGCAGGGAGCAGATTGAATGGTGACACGggttaaaatataaagaatctGATAGGAGGGAACCAAAAGGATGTTGAATCGATCATATTTGAGAAGATGCTGCTCTTTATAAACCAATTATCTTCTTTTAGAAGAGGCTTAATGATGAATATGGATACTGAGGCATTCCTCTGGGCTGTGTAGAAGACATAAATATAACCCCAGCACGCTGATGATGCCTGCAGAAGTGGCCCTTTGACAGACACTAGCATGTGCTCCCCCCAGCCCGTTACCTGATCCTTTCAAACTGAGTGCTTTAACTGAGCTAAAAAAGTGAGTCCGTCGCTCACTCCCGCTGTGTCCTCCACCTTCAGGTTAGTCTTGCAGCAATACACAGTAAGGCTACTTGTTATTTTATTGCAGCGCTGACTTGCTGGATGATTTGAGAGAGTGTTTGTAGTGTGGTGTATGTTATCAAATTGGCCTAAGTATGAGTATATGTAATCGATTTTAGCTTTGAGGTGACAGTTTATGAACTTACAGATAAGGTGGCTGGCAAAGATGAGCTGGTCCTGGTGAATTTATTGCATGCAGCCTATCTTTAATCCTTCTCAGTTCCTATACCCGGCTGCTTTATGGGGATTAATAACCAATTTAATGCAGCGCAATTTTCGATGGACAAATGAGGATATTAGATATGGGTCAGAGAACTTTGTAAGTGCTTTGCCGGTAGATGATTTATGTTCGAGCAAATTTAGAATAATGAGGAAAAGTACACAGCTATGGTTGGATAGAatttgtgtggacagagaatataaaacatatttctctTCCTTTGTGAAGGGATCGGTttatagtttagtttttatttgttttgcaattATATCAGATCAACAACAGACAACATATAACATGGATCATCAACAAGTTATATATAAGTCTGCTGCTTATGCTTTTACTGGACACAAAGGATGtacttttacaaaatgtttaCAGCGTAGACATCGAAATTAACAGCTTTGTTACTTGCTTAGCTCTGTATTTTTTATAAACATTATCTTTTTTTACCTGTCACCAAGTTGAACGTGCATGATCTATGTTTGCCCTTAAAATAAATGCTGAAACCAGTGAGAGTTATATAatgtgatattgttttattttcagattgatATTCATAGGCATATTACAAAAATAGATGTAAAGTAATTTAGTCAACTCCAATTGTGACTGGGGTAGATACAGTCTGCAACAGCCTCACTCAGTGACCAAAAACCTGAAAAGTACAAACAAAACTTAAATTTAAAGTACCTTTTTTTCTAAACACAGAAttatctcttttcctcctctacacaGGGCTCAGGCGTAGCGAGAGTCTGTCTGAGAAGCAGGTGAAGGAGGCCAAGTCCAAATGTAAACGTATTGCTCTCCTCCTTACGGCTGCTCCgcccaaccccaacaacaaagGGGTGTTGATGTTCAAGAAACATCGACAAAGGGCCAAGAAGTACACGCTTGTGAGCTACGGCACAGGAGAGGACGAATCAGGGAACAGCGACGACGAGGACGAGGAAGACGAAAAACAAGAAACCCATACTGTTGAATTTACCCTTGTGGCTCCGAACGATTCTGAAATAGATAAGCATTTCCTCACTAATGTCCATAGCAGCAAAGGTGTGCTGACTATCAACTGGGACAAGGGTCTCCTTGAGATTGAAAGGAACCTGAACAACCAAGCAGAGATGGAGTGTTTGCCTGATACCAAGGGAAAGGGTGCCCTAATGTTTGTCCAGCGGCGTCAGCGGATGGATGAGATTGCTGCTGAGCATGATGAGCTAAGGCGCCAGGGGATTCCCGTGGAAGGATTGCAGGAGTCTGAAAAGAAGACACTGGAGCACTCGTATATGCAGTCAacaacagagggccatgcttaCATGGATGTAAATGTACACCAGCAAGGCCAACAGCAACACCAGTACCAGCAGTATCAAGAACAACAGTATCACGAGCAACAACAGAGCTACCAAGAGCAACAACAGAGCtatcaacagcagcaacagagctatcaacagcagcaacagggctatcaacagcagcaacagagctACCAACAGCAGCAAGAATACCAAAAGTACCAGCAACAGCAGTATGAACAGCAGCATTATCAACAGCAGCAAATGtatcagcagcagcaagaaTATCAGCAAGAGCAACAGCAAATGCAGCAGTATTCTTCAAACGTCAATGGGACAGTCCAACATCAAACCAATGAAATGCAGAATTCTTTCAGCAATCGCACTGCAAAGCCTTTCTCAGTCGATAAGATGGCGGCTACCCCTTATTCTCCCGCAATGGGTGGGACCAATGAAGATTCTGTGTGCCAAGGAGAGCAGCTGGCATCCCGCGATGAGCGCATTTCTACCCCTGCTAGTAGGACTGGCCTTCTGATGGATGCAAGGAAAAGAAATACTGGCAAGCAAATGTTCACATTTAAGGAAGCTCCAAAAGTGTCACCTAACCCAGCATTACTGAACCTCCTCAACAGGGGTGATAAGAAGTTGGGTTTTGAGTCAGGACCTGAGGAAGACTACCTCAGCCTTGGGGCTGAGGCTTGTAATTTCCTCCAGTCTCCAGGAGGAAAACATAAGATTCCTCCACCAGTGGCTCCAAAGCCTGCAATCAACCCCAACTCTCCTCCTTGGTCCCCACAGATAGAAATGAACAACGAGGACATGGCTCAGTGTGCTGAAAATAGTGTTTCCACACCTGCTGCAGCCCCCACCACAGACACTACTCCTGCTCCAGAGCAAGAGCCAACCCCTGCACCTGCTCCTGAgccctctccccctcctgccCCCCAGGAGGCTGTTGCCAGCACCAACACAGAAGAGCAGCACACATGGACTCTCTCAGAGTCTGAATCTCAAAAACAGCCTCTCCAAGTGCCAACTCAAGAGGAACATTGTCAAATTAATTCTGATGTGCAGCCAGAGCCTGCACCAGTGACCACCTGGGCGCCAGCACAATCACAGTTACAACAAGCATCTACCAATTCCTGGCATCCAGTTCAAGTACAACCACAGGAACCACCTCCTAGTCAGTCCCCACCACAGTTACCTTGGGTGACAAGACAAAATACTCAGACCCAAGCCCAGCCTCAACCCCCCACAAACACTTGGAACCCTCAAATTCAGCCATCCTGGAGTCAGCCCCAAGAGCAAGCAAAAGCCCAGACACATGCTCAGGCATCCTGGGCCCAGCTTCCAGAGCAAGCACAGCCTCAGCCACAGGTCCAGCCACCCTGGGCCCAGCCTCTAGAGCAACCACAGCCTCAGCCACAGGTTCAGTCACCCTGGGCCCCGGCTCCAGAGCAATCACaccttcagccacaggctcagcCAGCCTGGGCTCAGCCCCTAGAGCAACCTCAGCCACAGGTTCAGCCACCCTGGGCCCAGCCTCGAGAGCCACCACATGTGCAGCAAATGCAGCCAACTTGGGGTCAGCCTCAAGAACCAGTGCAGCAGCAGACCCAGGCCCCATGGGCACAGCCATTAGAGGCAGATACTCAGCCTCAACCACCATGGGTGCAACCATCCCAGCAGAAATCCCAAGTACAACCTCCTTGGGTTCGACAGCCTCAGCCAGAACCCCAGCCACAGTCACCATGGgttcagcaacaacaaaaacaggctCCACAACAAGCATGGCCACAGGCCCAGGCACCAGGTCCATCACAGCCACCTTGGGTCTCAGCTCAGcctcagcagcaacagcagccttCAATTAATGCATGGCCCCCATCACAAGCTCAAGCCCAAGTTCAGCCACCTTGGATGCAAGCAGCCCAAACACAACCGCAAGCGCAGCCTCAAGCCCATTTGAATCCATGGGCGCCAGTGCCTGCCCAGGCTCCGCCCCAACCTTCATGGCCCCAGCATCCTCCAGAGCATGGTCAGCATTCGATTAATTCTTGGGCTCAAGAGCAAAACCAGGCCCAAAATCAACCACCTTGGGCTCAACCAGTTCCACCCCAGTCCGCACAGTCAAATTGGCAAACATCCACTTCAAAGTCTCCACCACAGCCATCAATTAATCcagcttggcctccagctcaGACTCAGCCTCAGACACATTGGGCACCAGAGTCACAGCAAACACCTGTAAATGTTTCCACGTCAATGGTGAACACTCGTCCTTCTCCAAAACCTTGGCTTCCACCACAAAATGCCCCACAAAACCgcaccccaccccctccaccccagCGAATGCACTCTTTAACCATTCGTCAAAGAGATTCATCACCGATCAACCCAATGGCCACTACCTTAAACCCATCATCTGCAGGTCCAGCTTATGAGATGCCAGTTGTTAGAGGGAAAGGAGCTGATATGTTTGCCAAGAGACAGTCTCGTATGGAGAAGTATGTTGTGGACTCCGAGACTGTGGAAGCGAACAAGGCGAGCCGGTCAACATCACCAGTTGCCTCCTTACCAAATGAGTGGAAATATACTCCTAACGTACGTGCTCCACCTTCACGGGCATTTAATCCTATTCAGTCCCCTTCTTATCCCCCAGCAGCAACAAAGCAGCCCCCTCCAAATAGTTCTGCATCCAAAGATAAGAAAAAAGCTAAAGGGAAACAAGGACCTGCCCCTAAACCCCTTAATGTTATAGATGTGATGAAACATCAACCATATCAACTTGATTCCTCACTCTTTACTTTTGGTCCAGCAGTGGAGGCCCCTAAGCCCCCTGTGCCTAAGCCTGACTGTTCACCTCCTAACCCCCCTGCTGAAAATCAACCAATTAGTTATGAGCAAACGGCTCCCATCCAGCCAACTGGACCACTTAATGCCCCATACCCCCAGCAGGCCTATGGGGTGCACATGCAACCAATGATGCATGAGGGCCACTACCAGCAACCCCCAGCTAATGTTTATGCCCACCCTAATACTTATCAGCAACCCCCTGCTGGCCCTTACCAGCAAGCATATAACCAACAGTATCAACAGCCTGTTTATCATCCCCAAGCTCCTCAACCTTCAAACCCTTCCTACCAACAGGCACCCCAGGTTCCGTACCAACCAGCCAGCAGCCCTCCCTACCTGGCCGCTCCTTCAGTGCCTTACCAGCCACAGCCTCCCAGTAGCTTTGTTGCTCCTAGTTTCCCTGTGGCTGCTAGGCCTGAATCTGCATCAGGTGGCAACCCTGTAGCTGCTCCTAAGCCTAGATTTACAGCTAAAAAGAGCTCAGCTCAAGTGTGGAAGCCGACAGCAGTTGATAAAGAGTGATTTCATTGCATGCAATCTGTCGGATTGAATCACAACGTTGGTGCTCTTACAGTCCACTGGCACGTGGAACATTTAGAGCACATTAAATTGCTGTCATGAATATCTACACCTCCACCTGCTCTTGACATTGGACAGAGCTTGGTGGTTCTCAAAGAGATTATGTGAATGGTGTCACAAAAAGTTAAGGGCATAAGAATAAGAACAGGATGTAAGTATGGCTCGTTAGACACAGAGGAGCATTTTTATATAAGATAATGCATATGGATACTTCACTATAAATGGATATATACTATATAAATTGACTAAAGAAAATAACTATTAATGATTGTAATTATTTGTTAAAGAATAAGAAGAAAGGATGTAGGGGAGTACTCAgctgtagaaaaaaagaaataaaaatagtgaATGGTTCTTGACTGTGACAACAGGAAGTTgatttttgaaagaaaacactgtgcCTAATATtgattaagaagaagaagaaaaaaaagtaatacaaTTGTAACTAAGTGGTGGAGGGTGATGGTAAGCAGAAGGCTAAGGTTATTATCTTAGTGATGTTGGTACAAGGTTAAAGGGATTATGTAACAATAGAGAAAACAGCAGTTCTCCTTTAAAGTGACAACCAAGCAGTGGCTTGCTTAAATGCTTGATTAGCAAACACTTTTCTTCAATGCTTTCTCTCCCATTTATTTTAAGCTTTTTACCAACTGTTGCATCATGTTAGGTCCTATATTTAAACTGCCTCATGAGAGGGAGCGCTGAGGTCCAGGAATAGAAGGCTTGAATTTCAACTGAAGCCTTAAGCGAAAGCTACTATCTCTCAGACCCCTataatatttttctgaaaaaactgaaaaatgtataGTGTAATGTAGTATTATTGCCCACTGTCTTTGTCTGACCCTTCAATGCATCTTctcctgcttttgttttatatgaatAGACAATATACAAAAAGGATGACCAGCCCAGTAATGTTCACCCCTATATTTTTGGTACAGGGCTGCTTCTctttgtgttcttttctttttcctgtgtgtgtttctcttcatAGTGCACTTTCTGTATGATTCACTGCAGTGCCATTAAATGTCTTTtatcctttttctcttctccctttctttttgttctttgtgcATGCTTTTTGGGTTTTCTTCTATTTCTGGTTGCTTTTTTTTCGTTTCCTGTCGCTGGATTTCACCACTTTCTCTCACCTTTACTGTAAATACTGATAAAGATAAAGTTTGCGTCAGCACAGATAAGATGGATTTCATTTCAACTACAAACCATTTCTACTGAAGCACCCACTATCTTTCACCAACCAATCACCTTTTAAcagtaaaactaaaatacagCTGACACTACATAAAGAGTTCTCCAACACCTCATTACAGGAATCATGTACTTCCTCACCAGATGGAGGTGAATGCTTGAGCAGCACATTCCTGCAGAATGACTACCTGGTGATGCATTTGTGAAGGGTATTATTAGACCGGTGATTTCACTGAGAGGCGACCTCAGTGGGTAACTGGGGGTCAAGTGAGTGGGCCCCCTCCTAAATTGTATATCCATGTCATGTCATGCATTCGCAGAAAGGGCAGTTATGGGTTAGGTGGAAATTTTCATATCAAATGTTGTGTTAATTCGACAGACTTCTGCAGCTGAGTCCTATTCACATGGCAGGAGTTGCCCCTGCTATTGCCGTATCGATTGTTTCCATACATATTTTTATCTCAACCATATTTAATTTCTAAAACATTCTGATGACTGAATtaaaaattaatgaaataaaatgaaagatcattttattaTACTTAGATGTGATTAAATAATAAGAGGCTTCACTCAAGTCGAAGATGGatacataaagaaaataaaagcatgtaaataaagatggttgAAAAAATGTTATAGCAACATAATATGAATTGGTATTATCAGAAGATTTGAACCATGAACTTAGAATTCAATGAGGCATATAGAAACAATGAATGTTTTAACCACAACGTGGAATTTGCAGATGCTCTGTAAAGATCCGATTAACATCCTAGTTCAGTTTGATCTTCTGCACTCCAATGCACTTTGGACATAAACGGCACAAAGCAAATAACGTGACCTCAGATTTTCTGTTAATCTGCCTCTAGTGTCTACCTCCCTCCAGGATAAGCATAAGCCTACAGGCCTTCCAGATACCTGAGACAGCTTCGATTTTATTGCCCCTATTGACTCATGTAGCTTCTTTTTTATGTCTGCACTCTTTTCTATTCTGCTCTTTCCAATTCCACCTGCTGATTTTACACATCTTTGGCCAGATGATGGCAGCACTGCCTTGCCTCTGCATTCCACCCCACAGAATGTGTTGTCAGAGGGACTGGACGACACAGAGGCACTCTTTCACCCCATGTAACCCTCAGCTCTGTGAAAGTTTTTACTATCAAGCATTTATTAGTTTCACCATCTCACTGCTTTAATTCAGACGCGTTGCTGTGTAGAAAATCAGATCCAGTGACGATGAGCTGAATGTGTCTTACCGTGGCGATACTCTTATGAGCCACTTGTTCTGAGAAGTATAGTCCACTCCTGTGCTGAGGAGGCTTAATGTAGAATGAACTATTATCTCCTCAATaggtttaataataatacattagtTCGTTTATTTAGCTGGCTACTTTAGATCTTAGCATTCTTTCTTAACATTCAATATTTATCTataagaaaattaaattaaacagagTATTATCGCActtaaaagaaatgtgttgacGTAGTGCTCCTCTGTTTTCCATCACTTTCCGAGCGGATTTGATGTTGCTGGAGGAGCCAGTCAACCAAACAAAACTGAACCCTtactaaaacaaacatgtctggATCTTTCCTTACAGGCCCTTGGCAGGAGCTACTCTCTTTCCCCACCAGCCAGAACTCCATTCAAAGGCCAGAAGTACGCCTCGACTTCTTCCTCCCCTAGGCCTGTGCCTCAGGCCTCCGCAACTCCCCCAGCAAGGCAGGCATCCTGGCTAGAGAAAGGCTGCAAGCCTCTTTCGCCCTGGGAGGCAGCCTCCCGACACCCCCTGGGCCTGGTGGATGAGGCCTTCTCTTTCCAGAACCTCCACCAAACCCTTGcctcaaacattcacttggcaGCCCAGCGCAAACTGCTGCCTGAGCCGCCAGCGGAATGGAAGGCCGGGTCTTACCAAGCCCCTCAGAAAACTGGCAGCCAGACTTGGAGCCAGAGCCGTGGTCAGAGTCGGGCCCCC
It contains:
- the LOC109634820 gene encoding synaptopodin-2 isoform X1, whose amino-acid sequence is MGTGDYICVTLRGGAPWGFTLREGEGDTYRPFLISQVEKEGSAFLAGVQEGDEVVSLNGEPCADLTLLRALALIDTSIDCLQLLLKRYCSIPPEDYESDTYCGERESSSDALASTTLHILSPKHRSQSPRELYISESQDKAYYEELDSNTESPKGPQLLCTQLDAPSSDDQSDQQPFFREKEVRRCFSPGEMVELQVSLSEQTSDRAGCASLGSARGIDGGLSIREAVETIHTSTISHHLPRTMREPLGQHGVVLGSPSVLGQVEVILQQPSASGAGRGILSVGGPRVSGSVGSQSEGEERGGLCEGDPGSFTVSFGIPTDEASQAAEQDSESEGDLDKPNKHRARHARLRRSESLSEKQVKEAKSKCKRIALLLTAAPPNPNNKGVLMFKKHRQRAKKYTLVSYGTGEDESGNSDDEDEEDEKQETHTVEFTLVAPNDSEIDKHFLTNVHSSKGVLTINWDKGLLEIERNLNNQAEMECLPDTKGKGALMFVQRRQRMDEIAAEHDELRRQGIPVEGLQESEKKTLEHSYMQSTTEGHAYMDVNVHQQGQQQHQYQQYQEQQYHEQQQSYQEQQQSYQQQQQSYQQQQQGYQQQQQSYQQQQEYQKYQQQQYEQQHYQQQQMYQQQQEYQQEQQQMQQYSSNVNGTVQHQTNEMQNSFSNRTAKPFSVDKMAATPYSPAMGGTNEDSVCQGEQLASRDERISTPASRTGLLMDARKRNTGKQMFTFKEAPKVSPNPALLNLLNRGDKKLGFESGPEEDYLSLGAEACNFLQSPGGKHKIPPPVAPKPAINPNSPPWSPQIEMNNEDMAQCAENSVSTPAAAPTTDTTPAPEQEPTPAPAPEPSPPPAPQEAVASTNTEEQHTWTLSESESQKQPLQVPTQEEHCQINSDVQPEPAPVTTWAPAQSQLQQASTNSWHPVQVQPQEPPPSQSPPQLPWVTRQNTQTQAQPQPPTNTWNPQIQPSWSQPQEQAKAQTHAQASWAQLPEQAQPQPQVQPPWAQPLEQPQPQPQVQSPWAPAPEQSHLQPQAQPAWAQPLEQPQPQVQPPWAQPREPPHVQQMQPTWGQPQEPVQQQTQAPWAQPLEADTQPQPPWVQPSQQKSQVQPPWVRQPQPEPQPQSPWVQQQQKQAPQQAWPQAQAPGPSQPPWVSAQPQQQQQPSINAWPPSQAQAQVQPPWMQAAQTQPQAQPQAHLNPWAPVPAQAPPQPSWPQHPPEHGQHSINSWAQEQNQAQNQPPWAQPVPPQSAQSNWQTSTSKSPPQPSINPAWPPAQTQPQTHWAPESQQTPVNVSTSMVNTRPSPKPWLPPQNAPQNRTPPPPPQRMHSLTIRQRDSSPINPMATTLNPSSAGPAYEMPVVRGKGADMFAKRQSRMEKYVVDSETVEANKASRSTSPVASLPNEWKYTPNVRAPPSRAFNPIQSPSYPPAATKQPPPNSSASKDKKKAKGKQGPAPKPLNVIDVMKHQPYQLDSSLFTFGPAVEAPKPPVPKPDCSPPNPPAENQPISYEQTAPIQPTGPLNAPYPQQAYGVHMQPMMHEGHYQQPPANVYAHPNTYQQPPAGPYQQAYNQQYQQPVYHPQAPQPSNPSYQQAPQVPYQPASSPPYLAAPSVPYQPQPPSSFVAPSFPVAARPESASGGNPVAAPKPRFTAKKSSAQVWKPTAVDKE
- the LOC109634820 gene encoding synaptopodin-2 isoform X3, whose product is MGTGDYICVTLRGGAPWGFTLREGEGDTYRPFLISQVEKEGSAFLAGVQEGDEVVSLNGEPCADLTLLRALALIDTSIDCLQLLLKRYCSIPPEDYESDTYCGERESSSDALASTTLHILSPKHRSQSPRELYISESQDKAYYEELDSNTESPKGPQLLCTQLDAPSSDDQSDQQPFFREKEVRRCFSPGEMVELQVSLSEQTSDRAGCASLGSARGIDGGLSIREAVETIHTSTISHHLPRTMREPLGQHGVVLGSPSVLGQVEVILQQPSASGAGRGILSVGGPRVSGSVGSQSEGEERGGLCEGDPGSFTVSFGIPTDEASQAAEQDSESEGDLDKPNKHRARHARLRRSESLSEKQVKEAKSKCKRIALLLTAAPPNPNNKGVLMFKKHRQRAKKYTLVSYGTGEDESGNSDDEDEEDEKQETHTVEFTLVAPNDSEIDKHFLTNVHSSKGVLTINWDKGLLEIERNLNNQAEMECLPDTKGKGALMFVQRRQRMDEIAAEHDELRRQGIPVEGLQESEKKTLEHSYMQSTTEGHAYMDVNVHQQGQQQHQYQQYQEQQYHEQQQSYQEQQQSYQQQQQSYQQQQQGYQQQQQSYQQQQEYQKYQQQQYEQQHYQQQQMYQQQQEYQQEQQQMQQYSSNVNGTVQHQTNEMQNSFSNRTAKPFSVDKMAATPYSPAMGGTNEDSVCQGEQLASRDERISTPASRTGLLMDARKRNTGKQMFTFKEAPKVSPNPALLNLLNRGDKKLGFESGPEEDYLSLGAEACNFLQSPGGKHKIPPPVAPKPAINPNSPPWSPQIEMNNEDMAQCAENSVSTPAAAPTTDTTPAPEQEPTPAPAPEPSPPPAPQEAVASTNTEEQHTWTLSESESQKQPLQVPTQEEHCQINSDVQPEPAPVTTWAPAQSQLQQASTNSWHPVQVQPQEPPPSQSPPQLPWVTRQNTQTQAQPQPPTNTWNPQIQPSWSQPQEQAKAQTHAQASWAQLPEQAQPQPQVQPPWAQPLEQPQPQPQVQSPWAPAPEQSHLQPQAQPAWAQPLEQPQPQVQPPWAQPREPPHVQQMQPTWGQPQEPVQQQTQAPWAQPLEADTQPQPPWVQPSQQKSQVQPPWVRQPQPEPQPQSPWVQQQQKQAPQQAWPQAQAPGPSQPPWVSAQPQQQQQPSINAWPPSQAQAQVQPPWMQAAQTQPQAQPQAHLNPWAPVPAQAPPQPSWPQHPPEHGQHSINSWAQEQNQAQNQPPWAQPVPPQSAQSNWQTSTSKSPPQPSINPAWPPAQTQPQTHWAPESQQTPVNVSTSMVNTRPSPKPWLPPQNAPQNRTPPPPPQRMHSLTIRQRDSSPINPMATTLNPSSAGPAYEMPVVRGKGADMFAKRQSRMEKYVVDSETVEANKASRSTSPVASLPNEWKYTPNALGRSYSLSPPARTPFKGQKYASTSSSPRPVPQASATPPARQASWLEKGCKPLSPWEAASRHPLGLVDEAFSFQNLHQTLASNIHLAAQRKLLPEPPAEWKAGSYQAPQKTGSQTWSQSRGQSRAPLPSFVSPAKSVVSTAASQAGYRSLPRQWQPRRPVPEASFGPSVSSPEYKRPLGTQTYKSVYTNTWSWRR
- the LOC109634820 gene encoding synaptopodin-2 isoform X2, whose protein sequence is MGTGDYICVTLRGGAPWGFTLREGEGDTYRPFLISQVEKEGSAFLAGVQEGDEVVSLNGEPCADLTLLRALALIDTSIDCLQLLLKRYCSIPPEDYESDTYCGERESSSDALASTTLHILSPKHRSQSPRELYISESQDKAYYEELDSNTESPKGPQLLCTQLDAPSSDDQSDQQPFFREKEVRRCFSPGEMVELQVSLSEQTSDRAGCASLGSARGIDGGLSIREAVETIHTSTISHHLPRTMREPLGQHGVVLGSPSVLGQVEVILQQPSASGAGRGILSVGGPRVSGSVGSQSEGEERGGLCEGDPGSFTVSFGIPTDEASQAAEQDSESEGDLDKPNKHRARHARLRRSESLSEKQVKEAKSKCKRIALLLTAAPPNPNNKGVLMFKKHRQRAKKYTLVSYGTGEDESGNSDDEDEEDEKQETHTVEFTLVAPNDSEIDKHFLTNVHSSKGVLTINWDKGLLEIERNLNNQAEMECLPDTKGKGALMFVQRRQRMDEIAAEHDELRRQGIPVEGLQESEKKTLEHSYMQSTTEGHAYMDVNVHQQGQQQHQYQQYQEQQYHEQQQSYQEQQQSYQQQQQSYQQQQQGYQQQQQSYQQQQEYQKYQQQQYEQQHYQQQQMYQQQQEYQQEQQQMQQYSSNVNGTVQHQTNEMQNSFSNRTAKPFSVDKMAATPYSPAMGGTNEDSVCQGEQLASRDERISTPASRTGLLMDARKRNTGKQMFTFKEAPKVSPNPALLNLLNRGDKKLGFESGPEEDYLSLGAEACNFLQSPGGKHKIPPPVAPKPAINPNSPPWSPQIEMNNEDMAQCAENSVSTPAAAPTTDTTPAPEQEPTPAPAPEPSPPPAPQEAVASTNTEEQHTWTLSESESQKQPLQVPTQEEHCQINSDVQPEPAPVTTWAPAQSQLQQASTNSWHPVQVQPQEPPPSQSPPQLPWVTRQNTQTQAQPQPPTNTWNPQIQPSWSQPQEQAKAQTHAQASWAQLPEQAQPQPQVQSPWAPAPEQSHLQPQAQPAWAQPLEQPQPQVQPPWAQPREPPHVQQMQPTWGQPQEPVQQQTQAPWAQPLEADTQPQPPWVQPSQQKSQVQPPWVRQPQPEPQPQSPWVQQQQKQAPQQAWPQAQAPGPSQPPWVSAQPQQQQQPSINAWPPSQAQAQVQPPWMQAAQTQPQAQPQAHLNPWAPVPAQAPPQPSWPQHPPEHGQHSINSWAQEQNQAQNQPPWAQPVPPQSAQSNWQTSTSKSPPQPSINPAWPPAQTQPQTHWAPESQQTPVNVSTSMVNTRPSPKPWLPPQNAPQNRTPPPPPQRMHSLTIRQRDSSPINPMATTLNPSSAGPAYEMPVVRGKGADMFAKRQSRMEKYVVDSETVEANKASRSTSPVASLPNEWKYTPNVRAPPSRAFNPIQSPSYPPAATKQPPPNSSASKDKKKAKGKQGPAPKPLNVIDVMKHQPYQLDSSLFTFGPAVEAPKPPVPKPDCSPPNPPAENQPISYEQTAPIQPTGPLNAPYPQQAYGVHMQPMMHEGHYQQPPANVYAHPNTYQQPPAGPYQQAYNQQYQQPVYHPQAPQPSNPSYQQAPQVPYQPASSPPYLAAPSVPYQPQPPSSFVAPSFPVAARPESASGGNPVAAPKPRFTAKKSSAQVWKPTAVDKE